In Sebaldella termitidis ATCC 33386, one DNA window encodes the following:
- a CDS encoding endonuclease MutS2, giving the protein MENRSYEVLEFHKVINKIIDLAKLEATKEKFLDLDIMKNKGELDKELALLVEFIDFYKYDDGLELTNLSDIGKFLRTIDLIGSYLSVEDLAELRKNLAVYRISKSRAKNIKDKYGLVWNIFSDTEDLKDLEDFISEVVDDEGNMKDTASLGLRDIRRQKSNINVNIKEKFDEIINNRDLQKAIQEKIVTKRNERYVIPVKTEFKSLVKGIEHDRSSTGSTVYIEPLNTVSLNNKLREYEAKEREEIRKVLIRITELIRNKKDEIALIKDLLERLDFINAKVLYSIENECRVPKVVNKEYLKLVVARHPLIDREKMVPINFELGDNDNIMLITGPNTGGKTVTQKIAGLLTIMALSGIPIPADEKTEIGFFGSVLADIGDEQSIEQNLSSFSAHIKNIKEILEAANRRSLVLIDEIGSGTDPMEGAAFAMSVIDYLNQKNVKSIITTHYSEVKAHAFNTDGIKSASMEFNVETLLPTYRLLEGIPGESNALIIAGKYGINEEIINNAKSYISEENQKVEKMLISIKEKTDEVEKLKIELENAKEEMESRKQKYEADIITLENEKNQIVKEAYDEADKYLREVQAKAKNLVDKISQDEMKKEEAKDAQRSLNMLRESFRLEKEQNVKKKVKTNKKTDFQLGEEVFVKSINQNGKILRIIGESDSVQIQAGILKLVVSTDDIQKIEKKNKKKLGGFASLKSTNVKGEVDLRGMTGDEAMTELELYLDRAMLTGYSEVYIIHGKGTMALRTRIQEYLKKSKYISEYRDANQNEGGLGCTVAKLK; this is encoded by the coding sequence ATGGAAAATAGAAGTTATGAAGTTTTGGAATTTCATAAAGTTATTAATAAAATAATAGATTTGGCAAAGCTGGAAGCTACCAAGGAAAAGTTTCTAGATTTGGACATTATGAAAAATAAAGGTGAACTGGATAAAGAGCTTGCCCTTTTGGTAGAGTTTATTGATTTTTATAAATATGACGACGGACTGGAGCTGACTAATCTTTCAGATATAGGAAAATTTCTTAGAACGATAGATTTGATAGGTTCCTATTTGTCTGTAGAAGATCTGGCGGAATTAAGAAAAAATCTTGCTGTTTACAGAATTTCCAAAAGCCGTGCTAAGAATATAAAGGATAAGTACGGTCTTGTATGGAATATTTTTTCTGATACAGAAGATTTGAAAGATCTGGAAGACTTTATTTCCGAAGTGGTGGATGACGAGGGAAATATGAAGGACACAGCTTCGCTGGGCTTAAGAGATATCAGAAGACAAAAAAGCAATATAAATGTCAATATAAAAGAAAAGTTTGATGAGATAATAAATAACAGAGATTTGCAGAAGGCAATACAGGAAAAGATCGTTACTAAAAGGAACGAGCGTTATGTAATACCTGTGAAAACAGAGTTCAAATCTCTTGTAAAGGGAATAGAGCATGACAGATCATCAACAGGAAGTACTGTATACATAGAACCCCTGAATACAGTTTCATTAAATAATAAACTCAGAGAATACGAGGCAAAGGAAAGAGAGGAAATAAGAAAAGTCCTTATCCGTATTACAGAGCTTATAAGAAATAAAAAAGACGAAATAGCATTAATAAAGGATCTTCTCGAAAGACTGGATTTTATCAATGCCAAAGTTCTTTATTCAATAGAAAATGAGTGCAGAGTGCCTAAGGTAGTCAATAAAGAGTATCTGAAGCTAGTAGTAGCAAGACATCCTCTTATAGACAGGGAAAAAATGGTTCCTATTAACTTTGAACTCGGGGACAATGACAATATTATGCTTATAACCGGTCCTAATACAGGGGGGAAGACTGTAACGCAAAAGATAGCAGGACTTCTTACAATAATGGCTTTATCAGGAATTCCTATTCCGGCAGATGAAAAAACGGAAATAGGATTTTTTGGCAGTGTTCTTGCGGATATAGGGGATGAACAGAGTATAGAACAGAATCTGTCGTCGTTTTCTGCACATATAAAGAATATAAAAGAAATACTTGAAGCAGCCAACAGAAGATCGCTTGTTCTTATAGATGAAATCGGGAGCGGAACTGATCCTATGGAGGGAGCAGCTTTTGCAATGTCAGTAATTGATTATCTGAATCAGAAGAATGTGAAATCAATAATCACTACACACTACAGTGAAGTAAAGGCACATGCCTTTAATACTGACGGGATAAAGAGTGCTTCCATGGAATTTAACGTAGAAACGCTGCTTCCCACATACAGACTTCTGGAAGGTATTCCGGGAGAAAGCAATGCTTTGATTATTGCCGGGAAATACGGTATAAACGAAGAGATCATAAATAATGCAAAATCATATATAAGTGAAGAAAATCAAAAAGTGGAGAAAATGCTTATATCCATAAAGGAAAAAACAGATGAAGTAGAAAAACTGAAGATAGAGCTGGAAAATGCAAAAGAAGAAATGGAGAGCAGAAAGCAGAAGTATGAAGCTGACATAATCACTCTGGAAAATGAAAAAAATCAAATAGTAAAAGAAGCATATGATGAAGCTGACAAGTATCTGCGTGAGGTTCAGGCAAAGGCTAAGAATCTTGTGGATAAAATAAGCCAGGATGAGATGAAAAAAGAAGAGGCAAAGGATGCACAGAGAAGTCTGAATATGCTTCGTGAATCTTTCAGGCTTGAAAAAGAGCAGAATGTAAAGAAAAAAGTAAAAACAAACAAAAAGACAGATTTTCAGCTTGGTGAGGAAGTTTTTGTAAAGTCGATAAATCAGAACGGAAAAATCCTAAGAATAATCGGAGAATCAGACAGTGTTCAGATACAGGCAGGAATATTGAAACTTGTGGTAAGTACTGATGACATACAGAAGATAGAAAAGAAAAATAAAAAGAAATTAGGCGGATTTGCATCATTAAAATCAACTAATGTAAAAGGAGAAGTGGATTTGAGAGGAATGACCGGTGATGAAGCAATGACTGAGCTAGAGCTGTATCTGGACAGGGCAATGCTGACAGGGTATTCAGAAGTATACATAATTCACGGAAAAGGAACTATGGCATTAAGAACCAGAATACAGGAGTATTTGAAAAAGTCTAAATATATATCGGAGTATAGAGATGCAAATCAGAATGAGGGAGGGCTTGGCTGTACTGTCGCTAAGTTAAAATAA
- a CDS encoding LacI family DNA-binding transcriptional regulator has translation MTIKEIAKMAGVSTATVSRAINNSGYIKIEVKEKILRIIEETGFTPSSVAQDLKRNRTNLIGVIIPKISSFSVAQVVDGISLELNKRNFSILLANTNNNAEEELKYLKIFQEKRANGILILGTEISEEHKNLINSSSIPVIVIGQNVSEAGIPCVVQQEKEAAYDITRYLTDNNHKRIAYIGTDIEDFAVRNERKAGFLKALADSDIYFDEKCTYYSGFSSDTGYTGIKKLLKEFPDLTAVFCATGTMATGAVNALLESGSGVPENVSVTGMGSTNYGINTLKITSVIYDYVKTGSEGAKMLLNILDNKSKSEKISVPYRFFQGNTVKKI, from the coding sequence ATGACTATAAAAGAAATTGCCAAAATGGCCGGAGTTTCCACTGCCACTGTATCACGTGCCATAAATAATTCCGGATACATAAAAATTGAAGTAAAGGAAAAAATTTTAAGAATCATAGAAGAAACCGGATTTACTCCCAGCTCGGTAGCACAGGATCTGAAAAGAAACCGAACTAATCTGATCGGGGTTATCATTCCCAAAATCAGTTCCTTTTCTGTAGCACAGGTAGTAGACGGGATTTCCCTTGAGCTAAACAAGCGAAATTTCAGTATTCTTCTAGCTAATACGAATAATAACGCTGAAGAAGAATTAAAGTATCTGAAAATTTTTCAGGAAAAAAGAGCAAATGGTATTCTTATTTTAGGAACTGAAATATCCGAAGAACATAAAAATCTCATAAACTCTTCTTCTATTCCTGTTATTGTCATCGGTCAGAATGTATCCGAAGCCGGCATTCCCTGTGTAGTACAGCAGGAAAAAGAAGCTGCCTATGATATTACCAGATATCTGACAGATAATAATCATAAAAGAATAGCTTATATTGGTACAGATATTGAGGATTTTGCCGTTAGAAACGAAAGAAAAGCCGGATTTTTGAAAGCTCTGGCAGATTCTGACATTTATTTTGATGAAAAATGTACTTATTATTCCGGATTTTCATCTGATACCGGCTATACAGGCATCAAAAAGCTTTTGAAAGAATTTCCTGATCTTACAGCTGTTTTTTGTGCAACAGGAACTATGGCTACAGGAGCTGTAAATGCACTTTTGGAAAGCGGGTCCGGAGTTCCTGAAAATGTTTCAGTAACAGGAATGGGTAGTACTAATTACGGTATAAACACCCTGAAAATAACCTCTGTTATTTATGATTATGTCAAAACAGGCTCAGAAGGAGCAAAAATGCTTTTGAATATCCTTGACAATAAGAGTAAATCTGAAAAAATCTCTGTTCCTTATAGATTTTTTCAGGGAAACACAGTAAAAAAGATTTGA
- a CDS encoding sucrose-specific PTS transporter subunit IIBC encodes MDDKKIAEEILISLGGKDNIEAAAHCATRLRIVLKDNAKLNKTELEKTDGVKGYFETGGQHQIILGSGLVQKVYKEFVKIAEIESSNTAAVNSAGTKKLNILQRFVKMLSDIFVPIIPAIVAGGLLMGINNILVAKGLFAAGKSVIDLYPQTADLANMIDTFANAPFVFLPVLIAFSATKRFGGNPYLGAALGMLMVHPALLNGWSYGDAVINGQIPYWNIYGFKIAKVGYQGTVLPVLASSYILAYIENKLRKIVPTFLDNLLTPMFSLFITGLLTFVCLGPLMRTCGNLLTDGILMLYNTGGIVGGGIFGFFYAPIVITGMHHSFIAIETQLLADMARTGGSFIFPIAAMSNIAQGAACLSAFFLIKDEKLKGLAVPSGFSALLGITEPAMFGVNLKLRYPFLGAVIGSCAASIFITYKHVLAQALGAAGLPGIISIRPQNIVSYIIGMLISFVISAAVTFVLGKRENIKKQRKAG; translated from the coding sequence ATGGATGATAAAAAAATAGCCGAAGAAATTCTGATAAGTCTCGGAGGAAAAGATAATATTGAGGCAGCTGCACATTGTGCTACTCGTCTGAGAATTGTACTAAAGGATAATGCAAAATTAAATAAAACCGAACTGGAAAAAACAGATGGTGTAAAAGGATATTTTGAAACAGGCGGACAGCATCAGATTATACTTGGAAGCGGACTTGTCCAAAAAGTGTACAAGGAATTTGTAAAAATAGCAGAAATAGAATCGTCAAATACCGCAGCTGTGAACTCTGCCGGAACAAAAAAACTAAATATTCTGCAAAGATTTGTAAAAATGCTTTCTGATATTTTCGTACCTATTATACCCGCAATAGTGGCAGGCGGTCTTTTAATGGGAATTAACAATATTCTGGTCGCCAAGGGACTTTTTGCTGCAGGAAAATCTGTAATTGACCTGTATCCGCAGACTGCTGATCTGGCAAATATGATAGATACCTTCGCTAATGCCCCATTTGTTTTTTTACCTGTATTAATAGCTTTTTCAGCTACTAAAAGATTCGGCGGCAATCCTTATCTGGGAGCAGCTCTTGGTATGCTTATGGTACATCCCGCATTACTAAACGGCTGGTCTTATGGAGATGCTGTAATAAACGGACAAATTCCGTACTGGAATATCTATGGTTTTAAAATAGCTAAAGTCGGTTATCAGGGTACTGTTCTTCCTGTACTGGCTTCATCTTATATTCTTGCCTATATAGAAAATAAACTTAGAAAAATTGTTCCGACTTTTTTAGATAATCTTCTTACGCCAATGTTTTCATTATTCATAACCGGACTTCTTACCTTTGTATGTCTTGGTCCGCTTATGCGTACATGCGGAAATCTTCTTACAGACGGTATATTAATGCTGTATAACACAGGCGGTATAGTCGGAGGAGGAATTTTTGGTTTTTTCTATGCACCTATCGTTATCACAGGAATGCATCACAGTTTTATAGCTATAGAAACCCAGCTTCTTGCTGATATGGCAAGAACCGGAGGAAGTTTTATCTTTCCTATTGCAGCTATGTCAAATATAGCTCAGGGTGCAGCATGTCTCAGTGCTTTTTTCCTTATAAAAGATGAAAAACTAAAAGGGTTAGCAGTTCCATCAGGTTTTTCAGCACTTCTGGGAATTACAGAGCCGGCTATGTTCGGAGTAAATCTGAAGCTTCGATATCCCTTTCTGGGTGCTGTTATAGGCTCATGTGCAGCAAGTATTTTTATTACTTATAAGCATGTACTGGCTCAGGCGCTGGGTGCCGCCGGACTGCCCGGAATTATTTCCATAAGACCCCAGAATATAGTTTCATATATTATAGGTATGCTTATTTCCTTTGTAATTTCTGCTGCTGTTACTTTTGTCCTTGGAAAAAGAGAAAATATAAAAAAACAAAGGAAGGCGGGCTGA
- a CDS encoding glycoside hydrolase family 32 protein has product MTFDSKNRYRNIKDAHADELENIEKIVNSDHWRQKFHIMPKTGLLNDPNGLAYFNGKYHIFFQWFPFGPVHGLKHWAHYVSEDMVSWYEDKRILIPEEWYESHGAFSGSAVIKDNQLYLMYTGNVRTKDNRRKSYQCLARLEEKKIVKDPDNPVINSIPDGFTNEFRDPKIFQKDGSFYLVIGGQKENMTGSIAVYQSKDLHNWNFIGELKTGLENFGYMWECPDYFELNDTGILLFCPQGLKPNKDCFNNIYQSGYIAGDKLNLDTLEFRHSDFTELDRGFDFYAPQTFEKDGRRLMIGWMGLPEIEYPSEKNFWVHCLTIPRELKLMNNRLVQSPASELKKLRKEKETFSENLHKQKIKLPISGTVYELLAEFSDFSGDFGLELRTGPGDEKTVLWYDYKNSKIILDRTNSGEKFGLDYGSLRMVHFIAPVIKFHIFMDSSSVEIFINDGKETFTARIFPGENSSGISVFSTGTAKINLSKWNLA; this is encoded by the coding sequence ATGACTTTTGACAGTAAAAACCGTTATCGAAATATAAAAGATGCACATGCTGATGAATTGGAAAATATTGAAAAAATTGTAAATTCTGACCATTGGAGACAAAAATTTCATATTATGCCTAAAACCGGACTGCTGAATGATCCTAACGGGCTTGCTTATTTTAACGGTAAATATCATATTTTCTTTCAATGGTTCCCCTTTGGACCTGTTCATGGTTTGAAGCACTGGGCTCATTATGTTTCAGAGGATATGGTCAGCTGGTATGAAGATAAAAGGATTCTTATTCCTGAAGAATGGTACGAAAGTCACGGAGCATTCTCCGGGAGTGCTGTCATAAAAGATAACCAGCTTTATCTCATGTATACAGGAAATGTGAGAACAAAAGACAATAGGAGAAAATCTTATCAGTGTTTAGCACGTCTTGAAGAAAAAAAGATAGTAAAAGACCCTGATAATCCGGTCATTAATAGTATTCCGGACGGATTTACAAATGAATTCCGAGATCCGAAAATTTTTCAGAAAGACGGCTCCTTTTATCTTGTCATAGGAGGACAGAAAGAAAATATGACCGGAAGCATAGCAGTTTATCAGTCAAAAGATCTGCATAACTGGAATTTTATAGGTGAATTAAAAACCGGACTTGAAAATTTCGGCTATATGTGGGAATGTCCTGACTATTTCGAACTAAATGATACCGGAATTCTCCTTTTCTGCCCTCAGGGACTTAAGCCTAATAAGGATTGCTTCAATAATATCTACCAGAGCGGCTATATTGCCGGAGATAAACTTAATTTGGATACACTCGAATTCAGGCATTCTGATTTTACAGAGCTTGACAGAGGATTTGACTTTTATGCACCGCAGACTTTTGAAAAAGACGGCAGACGCCTTATGATCGGATGGATGGGACTGCCGGAGATAGAATATCCTTCGGAAAAAAATTTCTGGGTACACTGTCTGACTATTCCCAGAGAATTAAAATTAATGAATAACAGACTTGTACAATCACCTGCTTCTGAATTAAAAAAGCTCCGAAAAGAAAAAGAAACATTTTCAGAAAATCTGCATAAACAAAAAATAAAACTTCCAATATCAGGAACTGTTTATGAGCTTTTAGCTGAGTTTTCCGATTTTTCAGGTGACTTCGGGCTTGAACTGCGCACTGGTCCGGGTGATGAAAAAACTGTTTTATGGTACGACTATAAAAACAGCAAAATTATTTTAGACAGAACAAATTCCGGAGAAAAATTCGGACTTGATTATGGAAGTCTGAGAATGGTTCATTTTATTGCTCCTGTTATAAAGTTCCATATTTTTATGGATTCTTCATCTGTTGAAATATTTATAAATGATGGTAAAGAAACATTTACTGCCAGAATTTTCCCCGGGGAAAACAGCTCGGGAATATCGGTTTTTTCTACAGGAACAGCTAAAATAAACCTGAGTAAGTGGAACCTCGCCTGA
- the rpmB gene encoding 50S ribosomal protein L28, with the protein MKICEVFGKKVGHGNLVSHSHRSTKRIWRPNLQVMTINVDGKDVRVRVCTKAMKTLKGKNPDQVKKILMENKNNLSPKLSKVLFSNN; encoded by the coding sequence ATGAAAATATGTGAAGTTTTTGGAAAGAAAGTGGGACATGGTAATTTAGTCAGTCACTCACATCGTTCAACTAAAAGAATATGGAGACCAAATCTACAGGTTATGACAATAAACGTAGATGGTAAAGACGTAAGAGTAAGAGTTTGTACAAAAGCAATGAAAACACTAAAAGGGAAAAACCCTGATCAAGTGAAGAAAATCCTAATGGAAAATAAAAATAACTTAAGTCCGAAGTTATCTAAAGTTTTATTTTCTAATAATTAA
- a CDS encoding PTS transporter subunit EIIC gives MRTSIQKLGKCLMTPLSIIVAAGLLLGIVSLLQNPAIVGSTLANYTLIQGFVGLVQTVVLGLFGLLPVLFAISVAMGMAKDNKEVAAFSTVIAFVLFHSTISYFLKLNGITPDTMNAAYLTEHGKSQLDAVKAVSAYDTVFGIFTYRMSIFGGIITGLWTAFIHNKFHKTELPVAFGFFSGTRFVPIMITLTMPVIGLVMYFIWPFLGMAINQIGFIISESGYFGVFIYGFLERLLIPTGLHHILNQLIRFTPFGGSTLINGEQVSGALIIYNTLMTQASPDLEQMRSATKFLSQGTHPFMLFGLPAACLAIYKTAKVEQKKRVKAVFIAAAFTSFLTGITEPIEFAFIFISPVLFLFHAFMAGMSFLLNNLLDVMIGNAQGGVFDFLIFGVFKGLETRWYINLLIGIGFAFIYYFTFKTLILKFDIKTPGREDEQEELFEEIAETDEKLGELLVRALGGKENIKEIENCISRLRLILDDTSQVNDDLIKQTGSLGIVKINDKNIQIVYGTKVEKMANILKKTLKNL, from the coding sequence ATGAGAACAAGTATTCAAAAATTAGGTAAATGTCTTATGACGCCGCTTTCAATTATAGTAGCAGCCGGGCTGCTGCTGGGAATTGTTTCTTTGCTGCAGAATCCTGCGATAGTAGGGAGTACACTGGCAAATTATACATTGATACAGGGATTTGTGGGGCTGGTACAAACAGTAGTATTAGGATTATTCGGACTTTTACCGGTATTGTTTGCCATATCGGTTGCTATGGGTATGGCTAAAGATAATAAAGAAGTAGCTGCTTTTTCTACAGTTATTGCTTTTGTGCTGTTTCATTCTACAATAAGTTACTTTTTGAAGCTGAACGGGATAACTCCCGATACAATGAACGCGGCATATCTGACAGAGCATGGAAAATCACAGCTGGATGCAGTGAAAGCTGTATCTGCTTATGATACAGTATTCGGTATTTTTACATATAGAATGAGTATATTTGGGGGGATAATAACAGGTCTTTGGACTGCTTTTATCCATAATAAGTTTCATAAAACAGAGCTGCCTGTTGCGTTTGGTTTTTTCAGCGGAACACGGTTTGTTCCGATTATGATAACTCTGACTATGCCTGTAATAGGATTAGTTATGTATTTTATATGGCCTTTTCTTGGAATGGCAATAAACCAAATTGGTTTTATAATATCTGAATCAGGATACTTCGGAGTATTTATATACGGTTTTCTTGAGAGACTGTTAATTCCTACAGGTCTTCATCATATATTAAACCAGCTGATTCGTTTTACGCCGTTCGGGGGAAGTACACTGATAAACGGCGAGCAGGTAAGCGGCGCGCTTATCATTTACAATACATTGATGACACAGGCAAGTCCTGATTTGGAACAAATGAGGTCAGCGACTAAATTTTTATCACAGGGAACACATCCGTTTATGCTTTTCGGTCTGCCGGCTGCATGTCTGGCTATTTATAAAACTGCAAAAGTTGAACAGAAAAAAAGAGTAAAGGCTGTTTTCATAGCTGCTGCATTTACGTCATTCCTGACAGGGATAACAGAGCCCATAGAATTTGCATTTATCTTTATTTCTCCGGTATTATTTTTATTTCATGCATTCATGGCCGGGATGTCATTTTTATTAAATAATTTATTAGATGTTATGATTGGAAATGCTCAGGGCGGAGTATTTGATTTTCTGATCTTCGGAGTATTTAAAGGATTAGAGACAAGATGGTATATAAATCTTCTGATTGGTATTGGATTTGCATTTATATATTATTTTACATTCAAAACCTTAATATTAAAATTTGATATTAAAACTCCAGGACGTGAAGACGAACAAGAAGAGCTGTTCGAGGAAATTGCAGAAACTGATGAAAAATTGGGTGAATTATTAGTCAGAGCATTAGGGGGAAAAGAAAATATAAAAGAAATAGAAAATTGTATTTCCAGACTTCGTTTGATTTTGGATGATACTTCTCAGGTAAACGATGATCTGATTAAACAAACCGGTTCTCTGGGCATAGTAAAAATCAACGATAAAAATATTCAGATAGTATATGGAACAAAAGTAGAAAAAATGGCAAATATCCTTAAGAAAACACTAAAAAATTTATGA
- a CDS encoding 6-phospho-alpha-glucosidase, producing MNKKNAFSISIAGGGSTYTPEIILMLLENLDRFPIRKIIFYDNDYERQKLVADACEIILRERAPEIEFLSTTNPKDGFTDIDFVMAHIRVGKYEMREKDEKIPLEHGIVGQETCGPGGIAYGLRSITGVVELIDYMEEYSPNAWMLNYSNPASIVAEGVRVLRPDSKVLNICDMPIDIEERMAVIAGLESRKDMTVRYYGLNHFGWWDDIRDKDGNDLMPVIKKYVLENGYNLELLNKEVRLNDPDWLDTYRFAKEVYRLDTETLPTTYFKYYLFSDYAVKHTDKNYTRANQVMDGREKRVFDECSTIVEKNTAKETNLEIGVHASYIVDLARALAFNTHERMLLIVENKGAICGVDPTAMVEIPCIVGANGPEPLSIGEIPTFQRGLIQQQLAVEKLAVEAYVEESYQKLWQALTLSRTMGDADLAKVILDELIEANIDYWPNLK from the coding sequence ATGAATAAAAAAAATGCCTTTTCAATTTCTATTGCAGGCGGCGGCAGTACCTATACACCTGAAATAATTCTAATGCTTTTAGAAAACCTGGATCGTTTTCCTATTAGAAAAATTATTTTTTATGATAATGATTATGAACGTCAAAAACTGGTAGCAGATGCATGTGAAATAATACTCCGTGAAAGAGCTCCCGAAATTGAATTTTTATCAACAACAAACCCAAAAGACGGGTTTACAGATATAGATTTTGTAATGGCACATATTAGAGTAGGAAAGTATGAAATGAGGGAAAAGGATGAAAAAATTCCTTTGGAGCACGGAATAGTCGGGCAGGAAACCTGCGGACCCGGCGGTATAGCCTATGGACTCAGATCAATTACCGGAGTGGTGGAGCTTATTGACTATATGGAAGAATACTCACCGAATGCATGGATGCTGAATTACTCCAATCCTGCTTCAATAGTGGCAGAAGGTGTCAGAGTTCTGAGACCTGATTCAAAAGTTTTGAATATCTGTGATATGCCTATAGATATAGAAGAACGCATGGCTGTGATTGCAGGGCTGGAATCAAGAAAAGATATGACAGTGCGTTATTACGGACTAAATCACTTCGGATGGTGGGATGATATAAGAGATAAAGACGGAAATGACCTTATGCCTGTGATAAAAAAGTATGTTCTGGAAAATGGATATAATTTAGAGCTGTTAAATAAAGAGGTAAGGCTTAATGATCCTGACTGGCTTGATACATACCGTTTTGCAAAGGAAGTTTATCGTCTGGATACTGAAACTCTTCCGACTACTTATTTTAAATATTATCTGTTTTCTGATTATGCTGTAAAGCATACTGATAAAAATTATACACGGGCAAATCAGGTAATGGACGGACGGGAAAAAAGAGTTTTTGATGAATGCAGTACCATCGTGGAAAAGAATACCGCAAAGGAAACAAATTTGGAAATAGGTGTTCATGCCAGCTATATTGTGGATTTAGCAAGAGCACTTGCATTTAATACACATGAAAGAATGCTTCTTATTGTAGAAAATAAAGGAGCTATATGCGGCGTGGATCCTACAGCTATGGTTGAAATCCCGTGCATTGTCGGTGCCAACGGTCCGGAGCCTTTATCTATAGGTGAAATCCCGACTTTCCAAAGAGGACTTATTCAGCAGCAGCTGGCAGTGGAAAAGCTGGCAGTGGAAGCCTATGTAGAAGAATCGTATCAAAAATTATGGCAGGCCTTGACGTTATCCCGTACAATGGGTGATGCTGATCTGGCTAAGGTTATATTAGATGAACTGATTGAAGCTAATATAGATTACTGGCCGAATTTAAAATAA
- a CDS encoding MurR/RpiR family transcriptional regulator has translation MKLDVLINKYYEKLNSNDLYILNYIKNNPETSDVNITLLSKMCNSSTASILRMTKKLGFSGYSEFKYFLKSLTASKESQDLKTRLEVLASDVEHTMKIFKNNNQLSETCDLLYNAKNIYAYGTGYGQKLMLQEFSRCMLNCGKNIIIIPAFTEFRIAVQNMKESDMVIIASLSGNARDIAELIHILNLKNIPILSITNFNDNTLSKLTPYNLYYQSSNINTEDSLNNSSYVTLNLLLNFIYEGYMDFIESK, from the coding sequence ATGAAATTAGATGTTTTAATTAACAAATATTATGAAAAATTAAATAGTAATGATTTATATATATTGAACTATATAAAAAATAATCCTGAGACCTCTGATGTTAATATAACTTTGCTTTCTAAAATGTGTAATTCCTCCACAGCCTCTATTCTCCGAATGACCAAAAAACTGGGTTTTTCAGGATACAGCGAATTTAAATATTTTTTAAAAAGTCTGACAGCCTCTAAAGAAAGTCAGGATTTGAAAACAAGACTGGAAGTTCTGGCCTCTGATGTAGAGCATACTATGAAAATATTTAAAAATAATAACCAGCTCAGTGAAACATGTGATTTGTTATATAATGCAAAAAATATCTATGCTTATGGAACCGGATATGGTCAAAAGCTGATGCTTCAGGAATTTTCCCGTTGTATGCTGAATTGCGGAAAAAATATCATAATAATTCCTGCATTTACTGAATTCAGAATTGCAGTTCAGAATATGAAAGAAAGTGATATGGTAATAATAGCCTCATTATCTGGTAATGCCCGCGATATTGCCGAACTGATACACATATTAAATCTAAAAAACATACCTATTTTATCAATAACTAATTTTAACGATAATACACTTTCTAAATTAACTCCGTATAATCTTTATTATCAGTCTTCAAATATAAATACCGAGGACAGTCTGAATAATTCTTCTTATGTTACCCTAAATTTATTGCTTAATTTTATTTATGAAGGATATATGGATTTTATCGAATCAAAATAA